A DNA window from Porites lutea chromosome 6, jaPorLute2.1, whole genome shotgun sequence contains the following coding sequences:
- the LOC140941740 gene encoding neuropeptide FF receptor 2-like yields MRTPMNFLLLNLAVADMMVALFITPRFILSHFFTHPDGKTGTLFCKLLTGGNFTWTGGAASVFTLVAIAFERYYAVMYPYGNKGKLTSNKLMIIIPTSWTSAAILNVPLFLTIYFDKEVNFCMEYWPNDWLPKTYSSTWFFVAGIIPVTLMTALFSRVVYSLWFKQRENNSENTNQGVMKVRKRVTKMVLAVSVIYGLCWMPNLTIYALNYFSPTQNYGDVTYITSIVLVSCNSTVNPFIYVFVNQKFRRKIKTLLGCKITCGYKIEPAVNSSKTTNDQTNTVTNPTLAEENCAGDNNFELKV; encoded by the exons ATGAG AACGCCCATGAACTTCTTGCTTCTCAATTTGGCTGTGGCGGACATGATGGTTGCTCTCTTTATCACGCCACGTTTTATTCTGAGTCACTTTTTTACGCACCCTGATGGAAAGACCGGTACTTTATTCTGTAAGCTGCTGACAGGTGGTAATTTTACTTGGACGGGCGGGGCTGCTTCTGTGTTCACCTTAGTTGCCATCGCTTTTGAAAGATACTATGCAGTGATGTATCCGTATGGCAATAAAGGAAAGTTGACCTCCAACAAGTTGATG ATCATTATTCCTACGTCATGGACTTCAGCAGCAATTCTCAACGTCCCACTGTTTTTGACAATCTACTTCGATAAAGAAGTGAATTTCTGCATGGAATATTGGCCCAATGACTGGCTACCCAAGACCTACAGTTCCACTTGGTTCTTTGTGGCTGGTATCATTCCTGTGACACTGATGACTGCTTTGTTTTCCAGAGTGGTGTATTCTTTGTGGTTTAAGCAGCGTGAGAATAATTCCGAAAACACCAATCAG GGTGTTATGAAAGTGCGCAAAAGAGTAACCAAGATGGTTTTGGCAGTTAGTGTTATCTACGGATTATGTTGGATGCCAAATCTGACGATATATGCACTGAATTACTTCAGTCCTACTCAAAATTACGGAGACGTCACTTACATCACTTCCATTGTTCTTGTCTCATGCAATTCGACAGTCAATCCctttatttatgtatttgtaAACCAGAAGTTCCGAAGGAAGATTAAGACTCTGCTGGGCTGTAAAATTACTTGCGGTTACAAGATTGAACCCGCCGTTAACTCAAGTAAAACTACAAATGATCAAACAAATACCGTCACCAACCCAACCTTGGCAGAAGAAAATTGCGCAGGAGACAATAACTTCGAATTAAAagtttaa
- the LOC140940775 gene encoding pyroglutamylated RF-amide peptide receptor-like: MVSETAQVVITSVFSLLVMTDIVGNSLVCVVLIKNQDMRTPMNFLLVNLALADIMVALFIAPQFILIHTFKHPDGLAGTLLCKFLTGGNLMWTGATASSFSLVVIAFERYFAVMYPYGNRRKLTTGKLKLIIPVIWISSVIINMPFFLTTYFSKGDNFCMEHWPGEWTAKAYSLAWFVLLGAMPMIMMFVLYSRVIYSLWIKQEVHHQGAQQGVLRVRKRVTKMVLAVSIIYVMCWTPDLVIYALIHFSSKHNLGDAADIISIMLVTCNSTVNPFIYAYVNPRFRNQIKALLYCRSVDRNRIHDVRRRSLGSTTTNNIAAASIIQREVRSIALRSQEISTSL, encoded by the exons ATGGTTTCTGAGACAGCACAAGTCGTGATAACTTCAGTATTTTCCTTGCTGGTCATGACAGATATCGTGGGAAACAGTCTTGTTTGTGTGGTGTTAATTAAAAATCAAGATATGAG GACGCCGATGAACTTTTTACTTGTCAACCTGGCGCTAGCGGACATTATGGTGGCGCTATTTATTGCGCCACAGTTTATCCTTATTCACACATTCAAGCACCCAGACGGCTTGGCCGGGACACTGCTTTGTAAATTTTTGACCGGCGGGAATCTTATGTGGACAGGAGCAACtgcttcttctttctctctGGTCGTCATTGCGTTCGAGCGATACTTCGCCGTTATGTATCCTTACGGCAATAGAAGAAAGCTAACAACCGGCAAACTAAAG CTCATCATTCCTGTTATATGGATAAGTTCAGTCATCATAAACATGCCATTCTTCTTAACAACCTACTTCAGCAAAGGGGATAACTTTTGCATGGAGCACTGGCCGGGAGAATGGACAGCTAAAGCTTACAGTTTAGCTTGGTTTGTACTTCTCGGTGCTATGCCAATGATTATGATGTTCGTGTTATACTCAAGAGTAATTTATTCGCTTTGGATCAAGCAAGAAGTACACCACCAGGGTGCCCAACAG GGTGTTTTGAGGGTACGTAAACGTGTCACCAAGATGGTCTTAGCAGTCAGTATTATCTACGTCATGTGTTGGACCCCGGATCTCGTCATTTACGCACTGATCCACTTTAGCTCAAAGCACAACCTCGGAGACGCGGCAGATATCATTTCCATCATGTTGGTCACGTGCAATTCCACCGTCAATCCATTCATTTATGCCTATGTCAATCCTCGCTTTAGAAATCAAATCAAGGCTCTGTTGTATTGTAGAAGCGTGGATAGAAATAGAATTCACGATGTTAGAAGAAGGAGTCTGGGTTCTACGACAACAAACAATATAGCAGCTGCATCAATAATCCAGCGCGAAGTCCGCAGTATCGCCTTACGTTCTCAAGAGATTTCAACTTCACTGTGA
- the LOC140940776 gene encoding adenosine receptor A2b-like, translating to MANAEEISPLLVVILNIFSSYTAVTLNVITIHVLRKISSLPKPVRILLMSLAVSDLAVGLIVQPLAIATLISQNTDTFQFDKTSEVFGICFTAASFLNITALGADRFLAIHLHLRYQELVTHRRIVTAVITIWVFSATVSVFDLWDRMITAAPATLLAIVIVCFISATFFYSKIYLTVRHLTNQIHTLHVQQVSQNVESTSQNTARQRKSAIATFYVYIVFLLCNLPHYSINIANRVSRRETSDSEETLIIYTQTLVHLNSSLNPLIYAWKMRPIRHAIMEILRNIFSKHCC from the coding sequence ATGGCAAACGCTGAGGAAATTTCACCGCTATTGGTAgtcattttaaacattttctctTCCTATACTGCAGTCACGCTGAACGTTATAACCATACATGTGTTGAGAAAAATTTCTTCGTTGCCGAAGCCTGTAAGAATATTACTAATGAGTCTTGCTGTTTCTGATCTTGCTGTTGGATTAATTGTGCAACCTCTAGCCATAGCAACGCTAATATCTCAAAACACTGATACTTTCCAGTTTGACAAGACATCTGAGGTGTTTGGGATTTGTTTTACTGCAGCCTCATTTTTAAATATAACAGCTTTAGGCGCCGACAGATTCTTGGCCATTCACCTTCATCTTAGATACCAGGAACTTGTAACTCACAGGCGTATTGTCACTGCAGTCATCACGATCTGGGTGTTCAGTGCAACTGTTTCTGTATTTGATCTCTGGGACAGAATGATAACGGCTGCTCCAGCTACTCTCCTTGCGATTGTTATTGTCTGTTTTATTTCTGCAACATTCTTTTATTCCAAGATCTACTTAACAGTGCGTCATCTCACAAACCAAATTCATACACTGCACGTGCAACAAGTATCACAAAACGTTGAGAGCACTTCGCAGAACACAGCAAGGCAGAGAAAATCTGCGATCGCTACATTTTATGTATATATCGTCTTTTTGTTATGTAATCTCCCACATTATTCTATTAATATTGCAAACAGGGTATCTCGTCGTGAAACAAGTGATTCAGAGGAAACTCTAATCATCTATACTCAGACCCTAGTCCATCTGAATTCTTCACTGAATCCGCTCATCTACGCGTGGAAGATGAGACCTATTCGACACGCTATTATGGAAATACTGCGAAacatattttcaaaacattgcTGTTGA